The proteins below come from a single Cervus canadensis isolate Bull #8, Minnesota chromosome 2, ASM1932006v1, whole genome shotgun sequence genomic window:
- the RBM44 gene encoding RNA-binding protein 44 isoform X3 yields MQSTAVVETASNKGYYNNGRNIQKADGPSNPKKENLLSPNGCKAAKLTFLNDYCDSLALEKRANDKEISNIDKTDLLEPSFTTSPDTNIESAYSQSGEFEDSTDYAFLNETYTIHDSESKLKSESLIHLNSELDSEMQKREEVFFDILEYQGNKTTDLERIYKISYDDYEKTAEDVQKPDIDEDSQQEYHSAEEQENINNHLSFDQAKTLDIPNLEVLGLRNSGCEVKCASNLEDSHVKLESNFISSDSVDVYGREDSPRVSKFQNSVTLRAFPAPKHGKGKEQEASLLLHTVLDEVVLRSSHPEHKESQSAGFLNPQKASKTKIYTCKMSPQLTESKDSTGNLIVEDKMLQHLDNPGTLPQDKDLESLLQPCKDCQTSSVFDDSVISACGCSHYESLQSTPNIALDVSITLPRSAIRDNQAVEESGSLKVANGNTISKAHFCNTEGPCPKSVTDAAGCTVTVNQTVDVSADFRACFTTSRATSARSSVVSTSSNTEITMMNKKRPSEWQSEKQRSVACNTDWSYIQDTKDPQMAMTKGPSGKSLSVDSLKPNRNVPNKDSLELKTFEFTDLKKHSEREPQLPKEVEKNLPSKCCQQIMQRAIQAESHLLNVHYQLCRRHCSDIYRLVMEDKEGLNRNLSSNSTKKELGPALLSVLGDLKVRYMNLKEKINKGIPLEELPPLSIESRLLSAFSTFASRLMKEESPIFSGADSELDNQRTHDVGSSSLKKTLSQTPLLLDNGHPKQDKSPEKGGSKNGDIDVDLSQLKLDDKDCKNYREVNEDWFDAKENLTGADFSGIQENQIEQDKGDPKFTLEIKKVEPLRREKGYLIHVGGLCPSVSEADLRSYFQKYEISDISIYDSSPNYRYASLAFKKNSDAKMAVKEMNGIEINGKSVNVRLVKTPGEYTSPLSSKNGNKGIKKNCKQIESTKLLPDTPIQFIPPNTLNLRSFTKIMKRLAELHPEVSRDHIIDALQEVRVNHKGFLNGLSINTIVEMTSSVLENSASS; encoded by the exons ATGCAATCTACTGCAGTGGTTGAGACAGCTTCTAATAAAGGCTACTACAATAATGGAAGAAACATTCAGAAAG cagatGGGCCTTCTAATcccaagaaagaaaatttgttaTCTCCTAATGGTTGTAAAGCAGCCAAATTGACTTTTCTTAATGATTACTGTGATTCCTTGGCATTAGAAAAAAGAGCTAATGACAAAGAAATCAGCAATATTGACAAAACAGATTTATTGGAGCCATCTTTTACCACAAGTCCAGATACTAACATAGAGAGTGCTTACTCTCAGTCAGGTGAATTTGAAGATAGTACTGACTATGCTTTCCTGAATGAAACCTACACTATACATGATTCAGAGTCAAAACTAAAGAGTGAAAGTCTTATTCATTTAAATTCAGAATTAGATTCTGAAAtgcagaaaagagaagaggtgTTTTTTGATATTTTGGAATATCAAGGTAATAAGACTACTGACTTGGAAAGAATCTACAAGATTTCATATGATGACTATGAAAAAACTGCTGAAGATGTGCAAAAGCCTGATATAGATGAAGACTCACAGCAGGAATATCACAGTGCAGAAGAACAAGAGAATATAAATAACCATTTATCATTTGACCAGGCAAAAACATTAGACATACCTAATCTGGAAGTTTTGGGATTAAGAAATTCAGGCTGTGAAGTTAAATGTGCTAGCAATCTAGAAGACAGTCATGTTAAATTGGAAAGTAATTTCATCTCTTCAGATTCAGTTGATGTTTATGGACGAGAAGATTCACCTCGTGTCTCCAAGTTTCAGAATTCTGTTACGTTGAGAGCATTTCCTGCACCTAAGCATGGAAAGGGTAAGGAGCAAGAGGCTAGTTTACTGCTTCACACAGTGTTGGATGAAGTTGTGCTCAGGAGCAGTCATCCTGAGCACAAGGAGTCTCAGTCTGCGGGTTTTCTAAACCCTCAGAAAGCatcaaaaactaaaatttataCTTGCAAAATGAGCCCTCAATTAACTGAAAGTAAAGATTCTACTGGAAATTTAATTGTTGAGGACAAAATGTTACAGCACCTTGACAATCCAGGCACATTGCCTCAGGACAAAGATTTAGAGAGTTTACTCCAGCCTTGTAAAGATTGTCAGACTTCCTCTGTTTTTGATGATTCAGTAATTTCTGCCTGTGGGTGTTCACATTATGAAAGCCTGCAAAGCACCCCTAACATAGCCTTAGATGTTTCTATTACTCTACCAAGGTCTGCAATCAGAGATAATCAGGCAGTAGAAGAAAGTGGCTCCCTAAAAGTTGCTAATGGCAATACCATCAGTAAAGCACACTTTTGCAATACGGAAGGACCATGTCCCAAATCAGTGACAGATGCAGCAGGTTGTACAGTCACAGTTAATCAGACGGTGGATGTTAGTGCTGATTTTAGGGCTTGTTTCACAACAAGCAGGGCAACAAGTGCAAGATCTTCTGTAGTATCCACATCAAGCAACACAGAGATAACAATGATGAATAAAAAACGGCCTAGTGAATGGCAAAGTGAGAAACAAAGAAGTGTGGCTTGTAACACAGATTGGTCATACATTCAAGATACTAAAGATCCACAGATGGCTATGACAAAAGGACCTTCAGGGAAATCTCTCTCCGTTGACAGTTTAAAACCTAACAGAAATGTCCCAAATAAG GATTCCCTGGAGTTAAAAACATTCGAGTTCACAGACTTAAAGAAACATTCTGAAAG ggAACCTCAGCTTCCTAAAGAGGTAGAGAAGAATTTGCCATCTAAGTGCTGTCAGCAGATAATGCAGAGAGCCATCCAAGCCGAGTCGCATCTTTTAAATGTTCACTATCAGTTGTGCCGTCGCCATTGCAGTGATATTTACAGACTTGTGATGGAAGATAAGGAAGGACTAAATAG GAATTTATCAAGTAATTCTACTAAGAAGGAATTAGGACCAGCACTACTGTCAGTTTTAGGAGACTTAAAAGTTAGATAcatgaatttgaaagaaaagataaacaaggGTATACCACTAGAAGAGCTGCCTCCCTTGTCAATAGAATCAAGATTATTATCTGCCTTCTCTACTTTTGCTTCCAGG CTAATGAAAGAAGAGTCACCTAT CTTTTCAGGAGCAGATTCTGAACTAGATAATCAAAGGACACATGATGTTGGTTCTTCCAGCCTAAAGAAGACACTCTCtcaa ACACCTCTGTTACTTGACAATGGTCATCCTAAACAAGATAAATCACCTGAAAAGGGTGGTTCAAAAAATGGTGATATAGATGTAGACTTGAGTCAACTAAAGCTTGATGATAAAG ACTGCAAAAATTACCGAGAAGTAAATGAAGACTGGTTTGATGCTAAAGAGAACCTGACTGGAGCAGACTTCTCAGGCATACAAGAAAATCAGATAGAACAAGACAAAGGGGACCCGAAGTTTACACTTG aaataaagaaagtAGAACCCTTACGAAGAGAGAAAGGTTACTTGATACATGTTGGTGGTCTCTGCCCTTCAGTGTCTGAG GCTGATTTAAGGTCTTATTTCCAGAAATATGAAATTTCTGACATTTCAATTTATGACTCTTCTCCTAATTACAG ATATGCAtctcttgcttttaaaaaaaacagtgatGCAAAGATGGCTGTGAAAGAAATGAATGGTatagaaataaatgggaaatcaGTAAATGTGCGGCTTGTCAAAACTCCTGGAGAATATACATCACCACTTTCCtccaaaaatggaaataaa
- the RBM44 gene encoding RNA-binding protein 44 isoform X2 — translation MQSTAVVETASNKGYYNNGRNIQKDGPSNPKKENLLSPNGCKAAKLTFLNDYCDSLALEKRANDKEISNIDKTDLLEPSFTTSPDTNIESAYSQSGEFEDSTDYAFLNETYTIHDSESKLKSESLIHLNSELDSEMQKREEVFFDILEYQGNKTTDLERIYKISYDDYEKTAEDVQKPDIDEDSQQEYHSAEEQENINNHLSFDQAKTLDIPNLEVLGLRNSGCEVKCASNLEDSHVKLESNFISSDSVDVYGREDSPRVSKFQNSVTLRAFPAPKHGKGKEQEASLLLHTVLDEVVLRSSHPEHKESQSAGFLNPQKASKTKIYTCKMSPQLTESKDSTGNLIVEDKMLQHLDNPGTLPQDKDLESLLQPCKDCQTSSVFDDSVISACGCSHYESLQSTPNIALDVSITLPRSAIRDNQAVEESGSLKVANGNTISKAHFCNTEGPCPKSVTDAAGCTVTVNQTVDVSADFRACFTTSRATSARSSVVSTSSNTEITMMNKKRPSEWQSEKQRSVACNTDWSYIQDTKDPQMAMTKGPSGKSLSVDSLKPNRNVPNKDSLELKTFEFTDLKKHSEREPQLPKEVEKNLPSKCCQQIMQRAIQAESHLLNVHYQLCRRHCSDIYRLVMEDKEGLNRNLSSNSTKKELGPALLSVLGDLKVRYMNLKEKINKGIPLEELPPLSIESRLLSAFSTFASRLMKEESPIFSGADSELDNQRTHDVGSSSLKKTLSQTPLLLDNGHPKQDKSPEKGGSKNGDIDVDLSQLKLDDKDCKNYREVNEDWFDAKENLTGADFSGIQENQIEQDKGDPKFTLEIKKVEPLRREKGYLIHVGGLCPSVSEADLRSYFQKYEISDISIYDSSPNYRYASLAFKKNSDAKMAVKEMNGIEINGKSVNVRLVKTPGEYTSPLSSKNGNKVSFSNLEKSTSKEISSPSSISRLPRTRPRQLGSEQDSEFFPFDQKGIKKNCKQIESTKLLPDTPIQFIPPNTLNLRSFTKIMKRLAELHPEVSRDHIIDALQEVRVNHKGFLNGLSINTIVEMTSSVLENSASS, via the exons ATGCAATCTACTGCAGTGGTTGAGACAGCTTCTAATAAAGGCTACTACAATAATGGAAGAAACATTCAGAAAG atGGGCCTTCTAATcccaagaaagaaaatttgttaTCTCCTAATGGTTGTAAAGCAGCCAAATTGACTTTTCTTAATGATTACTGTGATTCCTTGGCATTAGAAAAAAGAGCTAATGACAAAGAAATCAGCAATATTGACAAAACAGATTTATTGGAGCCATCTTTTACCACAAGTCCAGATACTAACATAGAGAGTGCTTACTCTCAGTCAGGTGAATTTGAAGATAGTACTGACTATGCTTTCCTGAATGAAACCTACACTATACATGATTCAGAGTCAAAACTAAAGAGTGAAAGTCTTATTCATTTAAATTCAGAATTAGATTCTGAAAtgcagaaaagagaagaggtgTTTTTTGATATTTTGGAATATCAAGGTAATAAGACTACTGACTTGGAAAGAATCTACAAGATTTCATATGATGACTATGAAAAAACTGCTGAAGATGTGCAAAAGCCTGATATAGATGAAGACTCACAGCAGGAATATCACAGTGCAGAAGAACAAGAGAATATAAATAACCATTTATCATTTGACCAGGCAAAAACATTAGACATACCTAATCTGGAAGTTTTGGGATTAAGAAATTCAGGCTGTGAAGTTAAATGTGCTAGCAATCTAGAAGACAGTCATGTTAAATTGGAAAGTAATTTCATCTCTTCAGATTCAGTTGATGTTTATGGACGAGAAGATTCACCTCGTGTCTCCAAGTTTCAGAATTCTGTTACGTTGAGAGCATTTCCTGCACCTAAGCATGGAAAGGGTAAGGAGCAAGAGGCTAGTTTACTGCTTCACACAGTGTTGGATGAAGTTGTGCTCAGGAGCAGTCATCCTGAGCACAAGGAGTCTCAGTCTGCGGGTTTTCTAAACCCTCAGAAAGCatcaaaaactaaaatttataCTTGCAAAATGAGCCCTCAATTAACTGAAAGTAAAGATTCTACTGGAAATTTAATTGTTGAGGACAAAATGTTACAGCACCTTGACAATCCAGGCACATTGCCTCAGGACAAAGATTTAGAGAGTTTACTCCAGCCTTGTAAAGATTGTCAGACTTCCTCTGTTTTTGATGATTCAGTAATTTCTGCCTGTGGGTGTTCACATTATGAAAGCCTGCAAAGCACCCCTAACATAGCCTTAGATGTTTCTATTACTCTACCAAGGTCTGCAATCAGAGATAATCAGGCAGTAGAAGAAAGTGGCTCCCTAAAAGTTGCTAATGGCAATACCATCAGTAAAGCACACTTTTGCAATACGGAAGGACCATGTCCCAAATCAGTGACAGATGCAGCAGGTTGTACAGTCACAGTTAATCAGACGGTGGATGTTAGTGCTGATTTTAGGGCTTGTTTCACAACAAGCAGGGCAACAAGTGCAAGATCTTCTGTAGTATCCACATCAAGCAACACAGAGATAACAATGATGAATAAAAAACGGCCTAGTGAATGGCAAAGTGAGAAACAAAGAAGTGTGGCTTGTAACACAGATTGGTCATACATTCAAGATACTAAAGATCCACAGATGGCTATGACAAAAGGACCTTCAGGGAAATCTCTCTCCGTTGACAGTTTAAAACCTAACAGAAATGTCCCAAATAAG GATTCCCTGGAGTTAAAAACATTCGAGTTCACAGACTTAAAGAAACATTCTGAAAG ggAACCTCAGCTTCCTAAAGAGGTAGAGAAGAATTTGCCATCTAAGTGCTGTCAGCAGATAATGCAGAGAGCCATCCAAGCCGAGTCGCATCTTTTAAATGTTCACTATCAGTTGTGCCGTCGCCATTGCAGTGATATTTACAGACTTGTGATGGAAGATAAGGAAGGACTAAATAG GAATTTATCAAGTAATTCTACTAAGAAGGAATTAGGACCAGCACTACTGTCAGTTTTAGGAGACTTAAAAGTTAGATAcatgaatttgaaagaaaagataaacaaggGTATACCACTAGAAGAGCTGCCTCCCTTGTCAATAGAATCAAGATTATTATCTGCCTTCTCTACTTTTGCTTCCAGG CTAATGAAAGAAGAGTCACCTAT CTTTTCAGGAGCAGATTCTGAACTAGATAATCAAAGGACACATGATGTTGGTTCTTCCAGCCTAAAGAAGACACTCTCtcaa ACACCTCTGTTACTTGACAATGGTCATCCTAAACAAGATAAATCACCTGAAAAGGGTGGTTCAAAAAATGGTGATATAGATGTAGACTTGAGTCAACTAAAGCTTGATGATAAAG ACTGCAAAAATTACCGAGAAGTAAATGAAGACTGGTTTGATGCTAAAGAGAACCTGACTGGAGCAGACTTCTCAGGCATACAAGAAAATCAGATAGAACAAGACAAAGGGGACCCGAAGTTTACACTTG aaataaagaaagtAGAACCCTTACGAAGAGAGAAAGGTTACTTGATACATGTTGGTGGTCTCTGCCCTTCAGTGTCTGAG GCTGATTTAAGGTCTTATTTCCAGAAATATGAAATTTCTGACATTTCAATTTATGACTCTTCTCCTAATTACAG ATATGCAtctcttgcttttaaaaaaaacagtgatGCAAAGATGGCTGTGAAAGAAATGAATGGTatagaaataaatgggaaatcaGTAAATGTGCGGCTTGTCAAAACTCCTGGAGAATATACATCACCACTTTCCtccaaaaatggaaataaagttaGTTTCAGTAATTTGGAAAAAAGCACCAGCAAAGAAATCAGCTCACCCTCCTCTATTTCTAGACTGCCCAGAACTCGGCCGAGACAGCTGGGGTCTGAGCAAGACAGTGAGTTCTTCCCTTTTGACCAAAAG
- the RBM44 gene encoding RNA-binding protein 44 isoform X1: MQSTAVVETASNKGYYNNGRNIQKADGPSNPKKENLLSPNGCKAAKLTFLNDYCDSLALEKRANDKEISNIDKTDLLEPSFTTSPDTNIESAYSQSGEFEDSTDYAFLNETYTIHDSESKLKSESLIHLNSELDSEMQKREEVFFDILEYQGNKTTDLERIYKISYDDYEKTAEDVQKPDIDEDSQQEYHSAEEQENINNHLSFDQAKTLDIPNLEVLGLRNSGCEVKCASNLEDSHVKLESNFISSDSVDVYGREDSPRVSKFQNSVTLRAFPAPKHGKGKEQEASLLLHTVLDEVVLRSSHPEHKESQSAGFLNPQKASKTKIYTCKMSPQLTESKDSTGNLIVEDKMLQHLDNPGTLPQDKDLESLLQPCKDCQTSSVFDDSVISACGCSHYESLQSTPNIALDVSITLPRSAIRDNQAVEESGSLKVANGNTISKAHFCNTEGPCPKSVTDAAGCTVTVNQTVDVSADFRACFTTSRATSARSSVVSTSSNTEITMMNKKRPSEWQSEKQRSVACNTDWSYIQDTKDPQMAMTKGPSGKSLSVDSLKPNRNVPNKDSLELKTFEFTDLKKHSEREPQLPKEVEKNLPSKCCQQIMQRAIQAESHLLNVHYQLCRRHCSDIYRLVMEDKEGLNRNLSSNSTKKELGPALLSVLGDLKVRYMNLKEKINKGIPLEELPPLSIESRLLSAFSTFASRLMKEESPIFSGADSELDNQRTHDVGSSSLKKTLSQTPLLLDNGHPKQDKSPEKGGSKNGDIDVDLSQLKLDDKDCKNYREVNEDWFDAKENLTGADFSGIQENQIEQDKGDPKFTLEIKKVEPLRREKGYLIHVGGLCPSVSEADLRSYFQKYEISDISIYDSSPNYRYASLAFKKNSDAKMAVKEMNGIEINGKSVNVRLVKTPGEYTSPLSSKNGNKVSFSNLEKSTSKEISSPSSISRLPRTRPRQLGSEQDSEFFPFDQKGIKKNCKQIESTKLLPDTPIQFIPPNTLNLRSFTKIMKRLAELHPEVSRDHIIDALQEVRVNHKGFLNGLSINTIVEMTSSVLENSASS, translated from the exons ATGCAATCTACTGCAGTGGTTGAGACAGCTTCTAATAAAGGCTACTACAATAATGGAAGAAACATTCAGAAAG cagatGGGCCTTCTAATcccaagaaagaaaatttgttaTCTCCTAATGGTTGTAAAGCAGCCAAATTGACTTTTCTTAATGATTACTGTGATTCCTTGGCATTAGAAAAAAGAGCTAATGACAAAGAAATCAGCAATATTGACAAAACAGATTTATTGGAGCCATCTTTTACCACAAGTCCAGATACTAACATAGAGAGTGCTTACTCTCAGTCAGGTGAATTTGAAGATAGTACTGACTATGCTTTCCTGAATGAAACCTACACTATACATGATTCAGAGTCAAAACTAAAGAGTGAAAGTCTTATTCATTTAAATTCAGAATTAGATTCTGAAAtgcagaaaagagaagaggtgTTTTTTGATATTTTGGAATATCAAGGTAATAAGACTACTGACTTGGAAAGAATCTACAAGATTTCATATGATGACTATGAAAAAACTGCTGAAGATGTGCAAAAGCCTGATATAGATGAAGACTCACAGCAGGAATATCACAGTGCAGAAGAACAAGAGAATATAAATAACCATTTATCATTTGACCAGGCAAAAACATTAGACATACCTAATCTGGAAGTTTTGGGATTAAGAAATTCAGGCTGTGAAGTTAAATGTGCTAGCAATCTAGAAGACAGTCATGTTAAATTGGAAAGTAATTTCATCTCTTCAGATTCAGTTGATGTTTATGGACGAGAAGATTCACCTCGTGTCTCCAAGTTTCAGAATTCTGTTACGTTGAGAGCATTTCCTGCACCTAAGCATGGAAAGGGTAAGGAGCAAGAGGCTAGTTTACTGCTTCACACAGTGTTGGATGAAGTTGTGCTCAGGAGCAGTCATCCTGAGCACAAGGAGTCTCAGTCTGCGGGTTTTCTAAACCCTCAGAAAGCatcaaaaactaaaatttataCTTGCAAAATGAGCCCTCAATTAACTGAAAGTAAAGATTCTACTGGAAATTTAATTGTTGAGGACAAAATGTTACAGCACCTTGACAATCCAGGCACATTGCCTCAGGACAAAGATTTAGAGAGTTTACTCCAGCCTTGTAAAGATTGTCAGACTTCCTCTGTTTTTGATGATTCAGTAATTTCTGCCTGTGGGTGTTCACATTATGAAAGCCTGCAAAGCACCCCTAACATAGCCTTAGATGTTTCTATTACTCTACCAAGGTCTGCAATCAGAGATAATCAGGCAGTAGAAGAAAGTGGCTCCCTAAAAGTTGCTAATGGCAATACCATCAGTAAAGCACACTTTTGCAATACGGAAGGACCATGTCCCAAATCAGTGACAGATGCAGCAGGTTGTACAGTCACAGTTAATCAGACGGTGGATGTTAGTGCTGATTTTAGGGCTTGTTTCACAACAAGCAGGGCAACAAGTGCAAGATCTTCTGTAGTATCCACATCAAGCAACACAGAGATAACAATGATGAATAAAAAACGGCCTAGTGAATGGCAAAGTGAGAAACAAAGAAGTGTGGCTTGTAACACAGATTGGTCATACATTCAAGATACTAAAGATCCACAGATGGCTATGACAAAAGGACCTTCAGGGAAATCTCTCTCCGTTGACAGTTTAAAACCTAACAGAAATGTCCCAAATAAG GATTCCCTGGAGTTAAAAACATTCGAGTTCACAGACTTAAAGAAACATTCTGAAAG ggAACCTCAGCTTCCTAAAGAGGTAGAGAAGAATTTGCCATCTAAGTGCTGTCAGCAGATAATGCAGAGAGCCATCCAAGCCGAGTCGCATCTTTTAAATGTTCACTATCAGTTGTGCCGTCGCCATTGCAGTGATATTTACAGACTTGTGATGGAAGATAAGGAAGGACTAAATAG GAATTTATCAAGTAATTCTACTAAGAAGGAATTAGGACCAGCACTACTGTCAGTTTTAGGAGACTTAAAAGTTAGATAcatgaatttgaaagaaaagataaacaaggGTATACCACTAGAAGAGCTGCCTCCCTTGTCAATAGAATCAAGATTATTATCTGCCTTCTCTACTTTTGCTTCCAGG CTAATGAAAGAAGAGTCACCTAT CTTTTCAGGAGCAGATTCTGAACTAGATAATCAAAGGACACATGATGTTGGTTCTTCCAGCCTAAAGAAGACACTCTCtcaa ACACCTCTGTTACTTGACAATGGTCATCCTAAACAAGATAAATCACCTGAAAAGGGTGGTTCAAAAAATGGTGATATAGATGTAGACTTGAGTCAACTAAAGCTTGATGATAAAG ACTGCAAAAATTACCGAGAAGTAAATGAAGACTGGTTTGATGCTAAAGAGAACCTGACTGGAGCAGACTTCTCAGGCATACAAGAAAATCAGATAGAACAAGACAAAGGGGACCCGAAGTTTACACTTG aaataaagaaagtAGAACCCTTACGAAGAGAGAAAGGTTACTTGATACATGTTGGTGGTCTCTGCCCTTCAGTGTCTGAG GCTGATTTAAGGTCTTATTTCCAGAAATATGAAATTTCTGACATTTCAATTTATGACTCTTCTCCTAATTACAG ATATGCAtctcttgcttttaaaaaaaacagtgatGCAAAGATGGCTGTGAAAGAAATGAATGGTatagaaataaatgggaaatcaGTAAATGTGCGGCTTGTCAAAACTCCTGGAGAATATACATCACCACTTTCCtccaaaaatggaaataaagttaGTTTCAGTAATTTGGAAAAAAGCACCAGCAAAGAAATCAGCTCACCCTCCTCTATTTCTAGACTGCCCAGAACTCGGCCGAGACAGCTGGGGTCTGAGCAAGACAGTGAGTTCTTCCCTTTTGACCAAAAG